One segment of Mesoplodon densirostris isolate mMesDen1 chromosome 6, mMesDen1 primary haplotype, whole genome shotgun sequence DNA contains the following:
- the CCIN gene encoding calicin, which yields MKLEFTEKNYNSFVLQNLNKQRKRREYWDMALTVDHHVFFAHRNVLAAVSSRVKSLISNNDVKTTDELFITIDPNYLSPTTVDQLLDYFYSGKVVISEKNVEELLRGAQYFNIPRLRIHCSDFLIKSIHRANCFHYLLLAELFELREVSDWAYSGIRDDFHYWASPEASMHFMHCPPVIFGRLLRDENLHVLNEDQALNALIDWVYFRKDEREKCFKKFFDYINLNAVSNKTLMHASNKLMGMESSSAHTTLIESVLVDRRQERPTSLLSYQRKGALLDAVVILGGQKAHGKFSNGLFAYIIQENLWLKLSEMPYRAAALSATSAGRYIYISGGITEQSSGLKTAWRYDMDDNSWTKLPDLPVGLVFHTMVTCGGTVYSVGGSIAPRRYVSNIYRYDECRKAWCLAGKMSVPMDSTAVITKGDQNLYIVTGRCLVKGYITRVGVVDCFDTNTGDVVQCITFPIEFNHRPLLSFHQDNILCVYSHWQSLEINLQKIKANKTTAAVPLLPNSCPLDVSHAICSIGDNKVFVCGGITTASDVQAKDYTINPNAYMLDQNAGKWKTLAPPPVALDCPACCLAKLPRKILQRI from the coding sequence ATGAAATTGGAGTTCACCGAGAAAAACTACAACAGCTTTGTGCTGCAGAACCTGAACAAACAGAGAAAACGCAGAGAGTACTGGGACATGGCCCTGACTGTGGACCACCATGTCTTCTTTGCACATCGCAATGTGCTGGCCGCGGTCTCTTCACGGGTGAAGAGTCTCATCTCCAACAACGACGTGAAGACCACTGATGAGCTCTTTATCACCATTGACCCCAACTACCTGAGTCCGACCACGGTGGACCAGCTCCTGGACTACTTCTACAGCGGAAAGGTGGTAATCTCAGAGAAGAATGTGGAGGAGCTGCTTCGTGGGGCCCAGTATTTCAACATACCACGCCTTCGAATTCACTGCAGTGACTTCCTGATTAAGTCCATCCACCGTGCCAACTGCTTTCACTACCTCCTCTTGGCTGAGTTGTTTGAGCTCAGAGAGGTATCAGACTGGGCCTACTCTGGCATTCGCGACGACTTCCACTACTGGGCCAGTCCTGAGGCCTCCATGCACTTCATGCACTGTCCACCTGTCATCTTCGGCCGCCTGCTCCGAGATGAAAACTTGCATGTGCTCAATGAGGACCAGGCTCTCAATGCACTCATCGATTGGGTATACTTCCGGAAGGATGAGCGGGAGAAGTGTTTCAAGAAGTTCTTCGATTACATCAATCTTAATGCTGTCTCCAACAAGACGCTGATGCATGCCAGCAACAAGCTGATGGGCATGGAGAGCAGCTCAGCCCACACAACCCTGATTGAGAGTGTCCTTGTGGACCGCAGGCAGGAGAGGCCAACCAGCCTGCTGAGCTACCAGCGGAAAGGGGCCCTGCTTGATGCAGTGGTCATCCTAGGTGGCCAAAAGGCCCACGGCAAGTTCAGCAATGGACTGTTTGCTTATATCATTCAGGAGAACCTGTGGTTGAAGCTCTCAGAGATGCCCTATCGGGCAGCAGCACTTAGTGCCACCTCTGCTGGTCGCTACATCTACATCTCTGGTGGTATCACTGAGCAGAGTTCAGGGCTGAAGACGGCTTGGCGGTATGACATGGATGACAACTCCTGGACCAAGTTGCCCGACCTGCCAGTTGGGCTTGTCTTCCACACCATGGTGACCTGCGGGGGGACAGTGTACTCAGTGGGTGGGAGCATTGCCCCAAGGAGGTATGTCTCTAACATCTATCGCTATGACGAGTGCAGGAAGGCCTGGTGCCTGGCAGGGAAGATGAGCGTCCCTATGGACAGCACAGCCGTGATCACCAAGGGTGACCAGAACCTGTACATTGTCACTGGGCGGTGCTTGGTGAAGGGCTACATCACCCGGGTCGGGGTGGTGGACTGCTTTGACACCAACACTGGGGACGTGGTCCAGTGTATCACCTTCCCCATTGAGTTCAACCACCGGCCCCTGCTCTCTTTTCATCAGGACAACATCCTCTGTGTGTACAGCCACTGGCAGAGTCTGGAAATCAACCTGCAGAAGATAAAGGCCAACAAGACAACTGCCGCAGTGCCTCTGTTGCCCAACAGCTGCCCCCTGGATGTGTCCCATGCTATATGCTCCATTGGAGACAACAAGGTGTTTGTATGTGGAGGTATCACCACAGCCAGTGATGTCCAGGCAAAGGACTACACCATCAATCCAAACGCCTACATGCTGGACCAAAACGCAGGCAAGTGGAAGACCCTGGCCCCCCCACCAGTGGCCCTGGACTGTCCTGCCTGCTGTCTAGCCAAGCTACCTCGCAAGATTCTTCAAAGGATTTAA